Proteins encoded in a region of the Rutidosis leptorrhynchoides isolate AG116_Rl617_1_P2 chromosome 9, CSIRO_AGI_Rlap_v1, whole genome shotgun sequence genome:
- the LOC139867601 gene encoding RPM1 interacting protein 13-like, which translates to MANIQNLDSLSPFATPKTKTNKRTAPINCLNLDDDEDCTDDADTSTPLRPIFCLKRKSALKEYDDKEDCFILDFNPDEDTVDFDKVNDEKGPQINPQGSPDVCLVAEKGQVACRDYPHSRHLCVKHPFETTPHESYCKLCYCYVCDVAAPCKLWTGGSGGHCHAIHNEGWKHVRKIARITQNW; encoded by the exons atggcaaaTATTCAAAATCTCGATTCACTCTCACCCTTCGCTACACCAAAAACTAAAACCAACAAAAGAACAGCACCCATTAATTGCTTAAATCTCGATGATGATGAGGAttgtactgatgatgctgatacCAGCACCCCATTAAGACCCATTTTCTGTTTGAAACGAAAATCAGCGTTAAAAGAGTACGATGATAAAGAAGATTGCTTTATTCTGGATTTTAATCCAGATGAAGATACAGTTGATTTTGATAAAGTTAACGATGAAAAGGGTCCTCAAATCAATCCCCAAGGTTCGCCAGATGTTTGTCTCGTTGCTGAAAAAGGACAG GTTGCTTGCAGAGATTACCCACATTCAAGACATTTATGTGTGAAGCATCCGTTTGAGACTACACCCCATGAAAGTTACTGTAAATTG TGCTACTGTTATGTGTGCGATGTTGCTGCACCGTGCAAGTTATGGACTGGAGGTAGTGGCGGCCATTGTCATGCCATTCACAATGAAGGTTGGAAGCATGTGAGGAAAATAGCAAGAATTACCCAAAATTGGTGA